The Burkholderia mallei ATCC 23344 genome has a window encoding:
- a CDS encoding response regulator, whose amino-acid sequence MSFRILLVEDDNRLSTLIAGYLRKHEYLVDTVLNGDDAVDAILTGRPDLVILDVNLPGKDGFEICREAREHYDGVIIMVTARDEPFDELLGLEFGADDYVHKPVEPRILLARIKAQLRRAPVRQADGALAQPESYTFGKFTIDRANRTVSLPDGTTPELTSAEFDLLWVLVCHAGEVVSRDDLMLQLRGVEFDGLDRTIDGRISKLRRKLRDDASCPQRIKTIRSKGYQFSKNAWE is encoded by the coding sequence ATGTCTTTCCGGATTCTCCTCGTCGAGGACGACAATCGCCTGTCCACGCTGATCGCGGGCTACCTGCGCAAGCACGAGTACCTCGTCGACACCGTGTTGAACGGCGACGACGCCGTCGACGCGATTCTGACGGGACGCCCCGATCTCGTGATCCTCGACGTGAACCTGCCCGGCAAGGACGGCTTCGAGATCTGCCGTGAGGCGCGCGAGCATTACGACGGCGTCATCATCATGGTGACGGCCCGCGACGAACCGTTCGACGAACTGCTCGGCCTCGAATTCGGCGCGGACGACTACGTGCACAAACCCGTCGAGCCGCGTATCCTGCTCGCGCGCATCAAGGCGCAACTGCGCCGCGCGCCGGTGCGGCAGGCGGACGGCGCGCTCGCGCAACCGGAGAGCTACACGTTCGGCAAGTTCACGATCGACCGCGCGAACCGGACCGTCAGCCTGCCCGACGGCACGACGCCCGAGCTGACGTCGGCCGAGTTCGACCTGCTGTGGGTGCTCGTCTGCCATGCGGGCGAAGTCGTGAGCCGCGACGACTTGATGCTGCAGTTGCGCGGCGTCGAGTTCGACGGCCTCGACCGGACCATCGACGGGCGAATCTCGAAGCTGCGCCGCAAGCTGCGCGACGACGCGAGCTGCCCGCAGCGGATCAAGACCATACGCAGCAAAGGGTATCAATTCAGCAAGAACGCGTGGGAGTGA
- a CDS encoding ATP-binding protein gives MNSTQAHRLSPFRYLKWRWLHFRRSWTDTRADRIPSWSRLYLRTYLHLVGLVLVTVGGTIAVLCSALGPRTVWRALDALPGGALPLAAFVLAVPALAGYRWMRPVWSDLVMVRARAIDFTGGRFNTRARESRSVIIGPLARTLNALAMRMERLIATQRDLTNGISHELRTPLARVRFALESLREPGSAAEYQNAIDSIEQDVSELDELIDMSLTYARLEYSSLQSNLEQTALVAWFDKQVADAALLYPSKAIEARVALPAELRVKMDKRLMSYAMRNLLRNASKHARGRISVGLRIRHGNIEIDVEDDGPGVPPDERERIFDAFVRLDRHTAGYGLGLAITRLVLQAHNGRVAVVDPLRLPGARFEMSWPV, from the coding sequence ATGAACAGCACGCAAGCGCACCGATTATCCCCGTTCCGCTATCTCAAATGGCGCTGGCTGCATTTCCGCCGCTCGTGGACGGACACGCGCGCCGACCGGATTCCGAGCTGGTCGCGCCTTTATCTGCGGACCTATCTGCACCTTGTCGGCCTCGTGCTGGTGACGGTCGGCGGGACGATCGCCGTGCTTTGCTCGGCGCTCGGTCCGCGCACGGTGTGGCGCGCACTCGACGCGCTGCCGGGCGGCGCGCTGCCGCTCGCCGCGTTCGTGCTCGCGGTGCCGGCGCTCGCCGGCTATCGATGGATGCGGCCCGTCTGGTCGGATCTCGTGATGGTGCGCGCGCGCGCGATCGATTTCACGGGCGGGCGCTTCAACACGCGCGCGCGCGAATCGCGCAGCGTGATCATCGGGCCGCTCGCGCGCACGCTGAACGCGCTCGCGATGCGCATGGAGCGCCTGATCGCCACGCAGCGCGACCTGACCAACGGCATTTCGCACGAGCTGCGCACGCCGCTCGCGCGCGTGCGCTTCGCGCTCGAGAGCCTGCGCGAGCCGGGCTCGGCCGCCGAGTATCAGAACGCGATCGACAGCATCGAGCAGGACGTGTCCGAGCTCGACGAACTGATCGACATGAGCCTCACGTACGCGCGGCTCGAATACAGCTCGCTGCAGTCGAATCTCGAGCAGACGGCGCTTGTCGCGTGGTTCGACAAGCAGGTCGCCGACGCCGCGCTGCTGTATCCGAGCAAGGCGATCGAAGCGCGCGTCGCGTTGCCCGCCGAGCTGCGTGTGAAGATGGACAAGCGGCTGATGTCGTATGCGATGCGCAACCTGTTGCGCAACGCGAGCAAGCATGCGCGCGGGCGGATCTCGGTCGGGTTGCGGATACGCCACGGCAACATCGAGATCGACGTCGAGGACGACGGGCCCGGCGTGCCGCCCGACGAGCGCGAGCGGATCTTCGACGCATTCGTGCGGCTCGATCGCCATACGGCGGGCTACGGGTTGGGGCTCGCAATCACGCGGCTGGTGCTGCAGGCGCATAACGGGCGCGTCGCCGTCGTCGATCCGCTGCGGTTGCCGGGCGCGCGTTTCGAGATGAGCTGGCCGGTGTGA
- a CDS encoding patatin-like phospholipase family protein — protein MPDGGGPHRPAIGLVLSGGGARGYAHLGVLKVLEANRIPVDCIAATSMGAVVGGLYATGMTAQDMQRRLSQVNLADIAFDVTERSDLPQKKREDERLYIDSLTIGFDSKGFKAPVGLVQGNRLQALLANWTAAVPTNQPFDRLPIPFRAIATDLQTGQKVVLDHGSLPLAIRASMALPGLFSPAEIDGRALVDGGLVGNLPVDAARAMGADVVIAVDIGSPLRPLDALASPADVMQQMIGILIRQNVAEQRKQLTANDILLQPDLGKQTFTDFQNANQAIAAGEAAAVAALPRLARYALSPEQYEAYRAAHARPQQPIRITSIEIRTNGASVPKQIVRNALHVKPGDVYDPQAVSADLLSLTTSGNFENVTQQIINEGDEHRLVIDAQEKYWGPNFLLFGLGMSSSSTDEGGFRLHLGYRRPWLTPSGLEFRADTTLGSDMQSVHVELRQPLSNKTGYYVAPYADYKRRFANLYNGESDVKVTQYRIQTSRAGLDLGLPLARLGDFRIGLAYTHLSAAPSYSLLLDSWVDDDGNSLSFPSWYARQVSARARLVIDQLDDPLFPRKGYFAEFRAERSLATSEDKFTDVYGKLMVAERFGRHSVSASVEAGKSFGGVNLSNPFGYTLGGFQHLSAYAADQLSGDALLYGQVTYMNQLATFNASPIKALYLGASAEVGNVWSLDPAFPSGPLKQSYTFFTSLITSFGPVYVGMAFAPGGRRNIYFQLGRTY, from the coding sequence ATGCCGGACGGCGGCGGCCCGCACCGGCCGGCGATCGGCCTCGTGCTGTCGGGCGGCGGCGCGCGGGGCTACGCGCATCTGGGCGTGCTGAAGGTGCTGGAAGCGAACCGGATTCCGGTCGACTGCATCGCCGCGACGAGCATGGGCGCGGTCGTCGGCGGCCTGTACGCGACCGGCATGACCGCGCAGGACATGCAGCGGCGGCTGTCGCAGGTGAACCTCGCCGACATCGCGTTCGACGTGACCGAGCGCTCGGACCTGCCGCAGAAGAAGCGCGAGGACGAACGCCTCTATATCGACAGCCTGACGATCGGCTTCGATTCGAAGGGCTTCAAGGCGCCCGTCGGGCTCGTGCAGGGCAACCGGCTGCAGGCGCTCCTCGCGAACTGGACCGCCGCCGTGCCGACGAACCAGCCGTTCGACCGGCTACCGATCCCGTTCCGAGCGATCGCGACCGATCTGCAGACCGGCCAGAAGGTGGTGCTCGATCACGGCTCGCTGCCGCTCGCGATCCGCGCGAGCATGGCGCTGCCGGGCCTGTTCTCGCCCGCCGAGATCGACGGCCGCGCGCTCGTGGACGGCGGGCTCGTCGGCAACCTGCCCGTCGACGCCGCGCGCGCGATGGGCGCGGACGTCGTGATCGCGGTCGACATCGGCTCGCCGCTGCGCCCGCTGGACGCGCTAGCGTCGCCCGCCGACGTGATGCAGCAGATGATCGGCATCCTGATCCGGCAGAACGTCGCCGAGCAGCGCAAGCAACTGACGGCGAACGACATCCTGCTGCAGCCGGACCTCGGCAAGCAGACGTTCACCGATTTTCAGAACGCGAACCAGGCGATCGCCGCGGGCGAGGCCGCCGCCGTCGCCGCGCTGCCGCGGCTCGCGCGCTACGCGCTGTCGCCCGAGCAATACGAAGCGTATCGGGCCGCCCACGCGCGCCCGCAGCAGCCGATCCGCATCACGTCGATCGAGATCCGCACCAACGGCGCGTCGGTGCCCAAGCAGATCGTGCGCAATGCGCTGCACGTGAAGCCGGGCGACGTCTACGATCCGCAGGCGGTCAGCGCCGATCTGCTGTCGCTCACGACGAGCGGCAATTTCGAGAACGTCACGCAGCAGATCATCAACGAAGGCGACGAGCACCGGCTCGTGATCGACGCGCAGGAGAAGTACTGGGGGCCGAACTTCCTGCTGTTCGGGCTGGGGATGTCGAGCAGTTCCACCGACGAAGGCGGCTTCCGGCTGCATCTGGGCTACCGGCGGCCCTGGCTCACGCCGTCCGGCCTCGAATTCCGCGCGGATACGACGCTCGGCAGCGACATGCAGTCGGTGCACGTCGAGTTGCGCCAGCCGCTGTCGAACAAGACCGGCTACTACGTCGCGCCGTACGCGGACTACAAGCGGCGGTTCGCGAACCTCTACAATGGGGAAAGCGACGTCAAGGTCACGCAATACCGGATCCAGACCTCACGTGCAGGGCTCGATCTCGGGCTGCCGCTTGCGCGGCTCGGGGATTTCCGGATCGGCCTCGCCTATACGCACCTTTCGGCCGCCCCCTCATACAGCCTCCTGCTGGACAGCTGGGTCGACGACGACGGCAACTCGCTGTCCTTCCCATCCTGGTACGCACGGCAGGTCAGCGCGCGCGCCCGGCTCGTCATCGACCAGCTCGACGATCCGCTCTTCCCGCGCAAGGGTTACTTCGCGGAATTCCGCGCCGAACGCTCGCTCGCCACGAGCGAGGACAAGTTCACCGACGTCTACGGCAAGTTGATGGTCGCCGAGCGCTTCGGCCGGCACAGCGTGAGCGCGAGCGTTGAGGCGGGCAAGAGCTTCGGCGGCGTGAATCTCAGCAATCCGTTCGGCTACACGCTCGGCGGCTTCCAGCATCTATCGGCGTACGCGGCCGACCAGTTGAGCGGCGATGCGCTTCTCTATGGACAGGTCACCTACATGAATCAGCTGGCGACGTTCAATGCGTCTCCGATCAAGGCGCTCTACCTCGGCGCGAGCGCGGAAGTCGGTAATGTATGGTCGCTCGACCCGGCGTTTCCGAGCGGTCCGCTCAAGCAGAGCTACACGTTCTTCACCAGCCTGATCACATCGTTCGGGCCCGTGTACGTCGGTATGGCGTTCGCACCCGGCGGGCGGCGCAACATCTACTTCCAGCTCGGCCGCACGTATTGA
- a CDS encoding rod shape-determining protein, translating to MAAPFLGRFFAHNVAVDPGTASTLIYVRNRGVVLNQPSVVCFRKRGGPAERARVEAVGEQAKALLGRSPEHLEAVRPLRHGVVANYHAAEQMMRQFVGMSHARSLFGRRVEFTICVPSNATAVEQRAIREAALAAGASRVSLISEPLAAALGAGLPVSEAVGSMVVDIGGGTTEVAVIALGGIVYREAIRVGGDQFDAAIVNHVRNLYGVLLGEHTAEHVKKTIGTASCRVPRESIHAIGRSVADGLPRTIELSNHDIADALAAPLNQVVSAVKSALENAPPELITDIADRGLVLTGGGALLANLGKRLHDETGLAARVADDPLTCAVRGAGEAMGRGGFDAGDEDAGDFGMNR from the coding sequence ATGGCGGCACCCTTTCTTGGAAGGTTTTTTGCGCACAACGTCGCGGTCGATCCCGGCACGGCGAGCACGCTGATCTACGTCCGCAATCGCGGCGTCGTGCTGAACCAGCCGTCGGTCGTCTGCTTCCGCAAGCGGGGCGGCCCGGCCGAGCGGGCGCGCGTCGAGGCGGTCGGCGAGCAGGCGAAGGCGCTCCTCGGCCGCTCGCCCGAGCATCTGGAAGCCGTCAGGCCGCTCAGGCACGGCGTCGTCGCGAACTATCACGCGGCCGAGCAGATGATGCGGCAGTTCGTCGGCATGTCGCATGCGCGCTCGCTGTTCGGCCGGCGCGTCGAGTTCACGATCTGCGTGCCGTCGAACGCGACGGCGGTCGAGCAGCGCGCGATCCGCGAAGCGGCGCTCGCGGCGGGCGCCTCACGCGTGAGCCTGATCAGCGAGCCGCTCGCGGCCGCGCTCGGCGCGGGGCTGCCGGTGTCGGAGGCGGTCGGCTCGATGGTGGTCGACATCGGCGGCGGTACGACCGAGGTCGCGGTGATCGCGCTTGGCGGCATCGTCTATCGCGAGGCGATTCGCGTCGGCGGCGACCAGTTCGACGCGGCGATCGTCAATCACGTGCGGAACCTGTACGGCGTGCTGCTCGGCGAACACACGGCCGAGCACGTGAAGAAGACGATCGGCACCGCGAGCTGCCGGGTGCCGCGCGAATCGATCCACGCAATCGGGCGCAGCGTCGCGGACGGCCTGCCGCGCACCATCGAGCTCAGCAATCATGACATCGCCGATGCGCTCGCCGCGCCGCTGAACCAGGTGGTGAGCGCGGTGAAGAGCGCGCTCGAGAACGCGCCGCCCGAGCTGATCACCGACATCGCGGATCGCGGCCTCGTGCTCACGGGCGGCGGCGCGCTGCTCGCGAACCTCGGCAAGCGGCTTCACGACGAGACGGGGCTCGCCGCGCGGGTCGCCGACGATCCGCTCACCTGCGCGGTGCGCGGCGCCGGCGAGGCGATGGGGCGGGGCGGGTTCGACGCAGGCGACGAGGACGCGGGCGATTTCGGCATGAATCGCTGA